AGGAGGCGGAAGTCGTTGAGGTTGGTGCCGGTGGGGCCAGTCTTCAGGAGGGTGCCCGCCTTCTGGAAAAAGTCCAGGCTGTTGTTCTCCGCCAGGAAGGGCCTGGGGTCCAGCCCCAGGGCCCAGACCCCGGGGGTGAGGAGGGCCCCCGCCGCCCCTGAAGGCCCGTCCAGCCCGTCGGAGTCCGCGGCCAGGGCGTAGAGGGGGGCCTTCAGGTGGGCGTAGAGGGCCAGGAGGAACTCCAGGTTCCTTCCCCCAAGGCCCCTTCCCTCCACCCGCACCTGGGCCTCGCCGCCAGAGAGGAGGAAAAGGGGTTTTCGGAAGGGCACCCCGTGGGCGCGGATGGTTTCCGCCAGTTCCGCGTGGAAGCGGGCCAGGGCCCGGGCCTCGCCGCCGAAGCGGTCGGAGAGGATGACTCCCCGGTGCCCCTCCTTCCGCAAAAACCCCTGGGCGGCCTTCAGGAGGTCCAGGTTACGCCCGGCCATCCGCCAGGAAAGCCGCCTTAGGGCGGGGTGGCCAGGCTTGAGGGTTTCCGGGAGCTCCCCCTTAGCCCCCCGCTCCAGCACCCGCAGGGCCCCCTCGAGGCCCAGCCGGTAGCGGTCCAGGATGGCCAGGGCGTCGGCGTAGGTGGTGGGGTCGGGGTGGAAGGGTCCGGAGGCGATGACGCTGGGGTCGTCCCCCGGCACGTCGGAGAGGAGGAGGGCGTGGACCCGGGCCCTGGTGGCCAGGAGGAGCTTTCCCCCCTTGATCCGGGAGAGGTGCTTGCGCACGGCGTTCACCTCCCCGATGCTGGCCCCGCTTTGGAGGAGGCCTTGGGTGAGGGCTTGCTTTTCCTCCAGGGAGATCCCCAGGGGCAGGCACCAAAGGGCGCTTCCCCCGCCCGAGACCAGGGCCAGGACCCGGGCCTTGGGGGAAAGCCCCTGGAGGAGTTCCAGGATCTCCTGGGCCGCCCTTAGGCTTTCCCCATCGGGCAGGGGATGGCTGGCGAAGACCGCCCTCAGGCCCAGGGCGTCTTGGCCCTTGGGCAGGGTGAGGTGGTAGGGCACCTCCCCGTAGCGGTCCAAGGCGGCCTGCAGCATGGAGGCCGCCCCCTTGCCCACCGCCAGGACCAGGTCCGGCTTCCAGGGAGGGAGGGCCCTTTGCGTGAGGCGGTAGGGGTGGGCGGCCCGCAAAGCCTCGAGGAAGGCGGCCTCCAAAAGCTCCTTCATCCCTGCCCCAGGTCGGTTTTGCGGAAGTCCTCCCCTTTGTAGCGCAGGGGTTCCCCCTCGACCCGCGTCACGGCGTAGCTCAGGCAGTCCCCCAGGTTGAGCCCGGCGGGGTGGCGGCCCTTGCCGTAGCGGGCGTGGGCCCACACCGCTTCCCGGTAGGGCTCCTTGGTAAGGGGCAGGACCTCGAGGCCCAGCTCCTCCAAAAGCCTCTCCACCAGATGGGTCTGCTCAAAGCCTACCCGGCGGCCAAAGACCACCGCGGTTTCCACCAAGGTGGGCGCGCCCAGGGCGGCTCTGGGAGCCCCCTGGATGGCCTGGA
This genomic stretch from Thermus thermamylovorans harbors:
- a CDS encoding glycerate kinase type-2 family protein, which translates into the protein MKELLEAAFLEALRAAHPYRLTQRALPPWKPDLVLAVGKGAASMLQAALDRYGEVPYHLTLPKGQDALGLRAVFASHPLPDGESLRAAQEILELLQGLSPKARVLALVSGGGSALWCLPLGISLEEKQALTQGLLQSGASIGEVNAVRKHLSRIKGGKLLLATRARVHALLLSDVPGDDPSVIASGPFHPDPTTYADALAILDRYRLGLEGALRVLERGAKGELPETLKPGHPALRRLSWRMAGRNLDLLKAAQGFLRKEGHRGVILSDRFGGEARALARFHAELAETIRAHGVPFRKPLFLLSGGEAQVRVEGRGLGGRNLEFLLALYAHLKAPLYALAADSDGLDGPSGAAGALLTPGVWALGLDPRPFLAENNSLDFFQKAGTLLKTGPTGTNLNDFRLLFVD
- a CDS encoding type II toxin-antitoxin system VapC family toxin, encoding MVVDFSVLRATLFQEEGHEALLQAIQGAPRAALGAPTLVETAVVFGRRVGFEQTHLVERLLEELGLEVLPLTKEPYREAVWAHARYGKGRHPAGLNLGDCLSYAVTRVEGEPLRYKGEDFRKTDLGQG